The following coding sequences lie in one Mycobacterium gordonae genomic window:
- a CDS encoding serine/threonine-protein kinase, translating to MTDDPAVRNSSRPRVGTRFGPYLLRRLLGTGGFGEVYEAEDTVMHRVVALKLLSSSYSHNPAFRERLFREARTAGRLHDPHVVPIHGCGEIDGQLYIDMRLIDGTDLQSVLERDGALGPERSVNIVRQIAAALDAAHAETVIHRDVKPANILLGKDDFACLVDFGLANAATDTKLTSEGTTVGSFAYLAPERLASGHVTPGADIYALACVLYECLTGVSPFQSRTEIPALVAAHLTSPPPRPSQQRPGIPIGCDEVIARGMAKEPGHRYRSAGELAAAARRALSTPVPNPSWAPHAAPPTQTWHPPAPTQAPTQAPTMQVPQAFRRKLRRRIAVIVAALGAIAAITAVVVTVSGAPNAARSARSTTNGPTTPTTPTTPTASAAPPLNATPLTTLGYGDLSGVTLDATGNIFVVDSGNKKVFKLAANSNAPTEVPIRGLTKPKSVAVDSAGNLYVTDWSTPGTGQVWKLPPGATSPVELPFGAMLPSGLAVDGGGNVYVSARDQVLRLAVDAPAPTVLPFGGGLFESVAVDGAGNVYGLQMGRVLKLAPGASSPTQLPFSQLGRAQGVAVDAKSTVYVVDNSGNLGKLLKLPVGATTSTTPTAPENQSFGGVAVDAAGNVYLTENNRLLKVGAG from the coding sequence ATGACCGACGATCCGGCGGTCAGGAATTCGTCGCGCCCGCGCGTCGGCACCCGCTTCGGGCCGTATCTGCTGCGACGACTGCTCGGTACCGGCGGATTCGGCGAAGTCTATGAGGCCGAAGACACCGTCATGCATCGCGTGGTAGCGCTGAAGCTGCTGTCCAGCAGCTACTCTCACAATCCGGCGTTCCGGGAGCGACTTTTCCGCGAGGCCCGGACCGCCGGGCGTCTGCACGACCCGCATGTGGTGCCGATTCACGGTTGCGGCGAGATCGACGGGCAGCTCTATATCGACATGCGGCTCATCGACGGCACCGACCTGCAGAGCGTGCTGGAGCGCGACGGGGCGCTGGGCCCGGAGCGCTCGGTGAATATCGTGCGTCAGATCGCGGCGGCGCTGGATGCCGCCCACGCCGAGACGGTGATCCACCGTGACGTCAAACCGGCCAACATCCTGCTCGGCAAGGACGATTTCGCCTGCCTGGTCGACTTCGGGCTGGCCAACGCCGCGACCGACACCAAACTCACCAGCGAAGGCACCACGGTCGGTTCCTTCGCCTACCTCGCCCCCGAGCGTCTCGCTTCCGGACACGTCACGCCGGGCGCCGACATCTACGCGCTGGCCTGTGTGCTCTACGAATGCTTGACCGGAGTGTCGCCTTTCCAGAGCCGGACCGAAATACCTGCCCTGGTCGCCGCCCACTTGACGTCGCCACCACCGCGTCCCAGCCAACAACGGCCAGGGATTCCGATCGGTTGTGACGAGGTGATCGCCCGTGGCATGGCCAAGGAGCCTGGGCATCGCTACCGAAGCGCCGGCGAACTCGCCGCGGCCGCCCGGCGCGCCCTGAGCACACCGGTCCCCAACCCGTCCTGGGCGCCTCATGCCGCGCCGCCGACGCAGACGTGGCACCCACCGGCGCCGACCCAAGCGCCGACCCAAGCCCCGACAATGCAAGTGCCCCAGGCATTCCGGCGCAAACTCCGGCGTCGCATCGCGGTCATCGTGGCCGCCCTGGGCGCCATTGCCGCCATCACCGCCGTCGTGGTGACGGTCTCGGGCGCACCGAATGCAGCTCGGTCCGCCCGCAGTACCACGAACGGCCCAACCACCCCGACCACCCCGACCACCCCGACCGCCAGCGCCGCACCACCTTTGAACGCCACCCCGTTGACGACTCTCGGATACGGCGATCTGAGCGGTGTGACGCTCGACGCCACCGGCAACATATTCGTCGTCGACAGCGGCAATAAGAAGGTGTTTAAGCTCGCTGCGAACTCGAACGCCCCCACCGAGGTCCCGATTCGTGGGCTTACTAAGCCCAAGTCTGTGGCCGTGGACTCCGCCGGCAACCTCTACGTCACCGACTGGTCCACCCCCGGCACGGGCCAGGTCTGGAAACTCCCGCCGGGCGCAACGTCACCCGTCGAACTTCCGTTCGGCGCGATGCTGCCGTCCGGTCTCGCGGTCGACGGCGGCGGCAATGTCTACGTGTCCGCGCGCGACCAAGTGCTTCGGCTGGCAGTCGACGCCCCGGCACCCACGGTGCTTCCGTTCGGAGGTGGCTTGTTCGAGAGCGTTGCTGTGGACGGTGCCGGAAATGTCTACGGCCTGCAGATGGGCCGGGTCCTCAAACTGGCACCCGGCGCAAGCAGTCCCACGCAGTTGCCCTTCTCTCAGCTCGGCCGAGCACAAGGCGTTGCCGTCGACGCCAAGTCGACCGTCTATGTGGTCGACAATTCCGGCAATCTGGGCAAACTGTTGAAACTCCCGGTCGGGGCCACGACGTCGACCACACCCACCGCGCCGGAGAACCAGTCTTTCGGCGGTGTTGCTGTGGACGCGGCGGGCAACGTCTACCTGACCGAGAACAATCGACTGCTCAAGGTTGGAGCTGGTTGA